A window of Vogesella sp. XCS3 contains these coding sequences:
- a CDS encoding ParB/RepB/Spo0J family partition protein has product MAKGMLGGGNKRFGSALPSGEPDGETKKDNNYIPKGNLPAYQHQTKLVVGQVHDIPLDLIVPSPYQPRLKFDDESVVNLAASIEESDLIRPVTVRRLDNGKYELIGGETRFRAHQYLERLTIQSIVQDMDDHQAKKAVLVDNVLQKRLTDYELGKAVKDRIEDGTYTSLIDAAKSIGVDRKQIYRYLSFLDLPSTIIRALDEIPDLIGSNTAEALKIYIGEHQDKVTDQILGDLLVELRAGTLKQNMVVHWLTKKLTETGTPPTTITEIPWKCENKIVGKAEFKKKKIILSFDDKLIDPEKLQERFKVFLAEEGLNLTREE; this is encoded by the coding sequence ATGGCAAAAGGCATGCTTGGTGGAGGTAATAAGCGCTTTGGTTCCGCTCTGCCCAGCGGGGAACCTGATGGCGAGACCAAAAAGGATAACAATTACATTCCTAAGGGAAATCTACCGGCTTACCAACACCAAACAAAATTGGTGGTTGGCCAAGTTCACGATATTCCCTTGGACTTGATTGTTCCCTCTCCATACCAACCCCGGCTCAAATTTGATGATGAATCTGTCGTGAACTTGGCGGCGAGCATCGAAGAATCTGATTTGATCCGGCCGGTAACCGTTAGGCGTCTGGACAATGGTAAGTACGAACTGATTGGTGGTGAAACGCGCTTCCGTGCCCACCAGTATCTTGAACGACTAACCATCCAATCCATCGTTCAAGACATGGATGATCATCAAGCCAAGAAAGCCGTACTTGTAGACAATGTTCTACAAAAACGACTGACTGATTATGAGCTTGGTAAGGCCGTGAAGGATCGCATTGAAGATGGCACCTACACGAGCCTAATTGATGCGGCCAAGTCGATTGGCGTCGATCGGAAGCAGATCTATCGCTATCTGAGCTTCTTGGATCTGCCCAGCACCATCATCCGCGCACTAGATGAGATTCCCGACCTGATTGGTAGTAATACTGCTGAAGCGCTGAAAATTTATATCGGCGAGCACCAGGATAAGGTCACTGATCAGATCCTGGGAGACCTGCTAGTCGAACTTCGTGCTGGAACGTTAAAGCAAAACATGGTTGTCCACTGGCTGACGAAGAAGCTCACCGAGACTGGTACTCCCCCAACAACGATAACTGAGATTCCGTGGAAATGCGAAAACAAGATTGTCGGTAAGGCAGAGTTCAAGAAGAAGAAAATTATTCTTAGCTTCGATGACAAGCTGATTGACCCTGAAAAGCTCCAAGAGCGTTTCAAAGTATTTCTCGCTGAGGAGGGACTCAACCTCACCAGAGAAGAGTAA
- a CDS encoding ParA family protein, with the protein MEASPLRCTTPIELRPAQLSRLLGYELPYHRRKELFGMDEPEDGGSRSRKQYYSPAQVAMYRETHEPGFSLADNPQSVPPVVVTRMTKGGTGKTSFTANGSTILASMGYRVLVIDADSQGSISELFNVDTENESLLTAMDLFLNGEPLEKVVIQPFADTSLDLVPGDQFIARYDSTVMSERGREKLIQKWFQENQRQLAAKYDIVMVDTNPASTILNYSLMMAADLIITPVFLDGISLKAIKCIINELEEIKTEYGVSVPLHFVSNGLHNGWPHTKMNDEQLRLRFKDQVFNKKIPHYVGFSKQHLPGEAALPLFLRDTASSAAWSLVEVAKELAKLLHLRGSSNLL; encoded by the coding sequence ATGGAAGCAAGTCCATTGCGCTGCACAACCCCTATCGAACTCCGTCCTGCCCAGCTCTCCCGGCTCTTGGGGTATGAACTCCCCTACCATCGCCGAAAAGAGCTTTTCGGCATGGACGAGCCAGAAGATGGTGGATCTCGTAGTCGTAAGCAGTATTACAGCCCTGCACAGGTCGCTATGTACAGGGAAACCCATGAGCCCGGATTTTCACTGGCTGATAACCCACAATCTGTTCCGCCAGTGGTTGTTACGCGAATGACCAAAGGTGGAACCGGTAAGACTTCGTTCACTGCTAACGGCTCTACCATCCTGGCATCCATGGGCTATCGCGTCCTCGTCATTGATGCGGACAGCCAAGGTTCGATCAGTGAACTGTTCAACGTGGATACAGAGAACGAAAGCTTGCTGACCGCCATGGATCTCTTTCTCAATGGAGAGCCATTGGAAAAAGTAGTCATCCAACCATTCGCAGACACATCTCTTGATTTAGTCCCAGGTGATCAGTTTATCGCACGATATGACTCGACAGTGATGTCTGAACGTGGGCGTGAAAAGCTTATACAAAAGTGGTTTCAGGAGAATCAACGTCAGCTTGCCGCCAAGTACGACATTGTCATGGTTGATACCAACCCGGCAAGCACCATCCTCAACTACTCGCTGATGATGGCCGCAGATCTGATCATTACTCCTGTATTCCTTGATGGCATCTCTCTCAAAGCAATCAAATGCATTATCAATGAGTTAGAAGAAATCAAAACCGAGTATGGGGTATCTGTCCCGCTTCACTTTGTGTCAAATGGACTCCATAACGGCTGGCCGCACACGAAGATGAACGATGAGCAGTTGCGTCTCCGGTTCAAGGACCAAGTCTTCAACAAGAAAATTCCGCATTACGTAGGGTTCTCGAAGCAGCATTTGCCTGGTGAGGCCGCTCTTCCACTCTTCCTCAGGGACACCGCAAGCTCTGCGGCCTGGTCCTTGGTTGAGGTTGCCAAAGAACTGGCGAAACTGCTTCATTTGCGCGGCTCATCGAACCTTCTGTAA
- a CDS encoding DotH/IcmK family type IV secretion protein: MHKQTLKFVALAILSVHAHAAEPQAAATQFVTDSANDPRLAVQHKGTPAQSSSGSTTPKNQTKDPLQQAMDADPVFGAVVKDAVPFDSNQIKMYRRQVEKVEKLKESPSVSGEQRTIPVRVGQTVEVNVAVGYPLTVRLTDVSGQPVKIAGNVPGLSIITVHPIPSDAQGQASTGSTQGSASGNSGANSAAEAKDAIVIEPAGAGSTTVTIFPVGSIRPAVVKVKSVFPKGGERVDFAADLRLTWVGGINVGKGDEYQTPLSGALLSVLKEIVGEEMQLVSHSGGDAIRVWRRLADGHVFVKMRPGVTLLSPRNFRTTTRDDDGGAAYEFDYKPASVVTGVNGTSRAIVIR, encoded by the coding sequence ATGCACAAGCAAACACTCAAATTCGTTGCGTTGGCCATTTTATCAGTGCATGCACATGCCGCAGAACCGCAGGCTGCGGCAACTCAGTTTGTGACCGATAGTGCAAATGACCCTCGACTGGCTGTTCAACATAAGGGTACTCCAGCACAGTCTTCAAGTGGTTCGACCACCCCGAAGAACCAGACTAAAGATCCTTTGCAGCAGGCCATGGATGCCGATCCGGTTTTTGGCGCTGTCGTGAAAGATGCCGTTCCTTTCGATTCCAATCAAATCAAGATGTATCGCCGGCAGGTAGAAAAGGTTGAGAAGCTGAAGGAATCCCCCTCTGTCTCGGGAGAGCAAAGAACAATACCCGTTCGCGTAGGCCAAACCGTTGAAGTTAATGTAGCTGTCGGGTATCCGCTGACTGTGCGGCTCACTGATGTCAGTGGCCAGCCTGTAAAAATTGCAGGTAATGTCCCTGGACTGTCAATCATTACTGTCCACCCCATACCTAGCGATGCTCAAGGTCAAGCATCTACAGGCAGTACACAAGGCTCCGCTAGTGGCAATTCAGGTGCCAACTCGGCAGCTGAAGCAAAAGACGCAATTGTTATTGAACCGGCTGGAGCAGGCTCCACTACTGTGACTATTTTCCCTGTAGGGTCGATTAGACCTGCGGTCGTCAAAGTAAAGTCAGTTTTTCCTAAGGGTGGTGAGCGTGTCGATTTTGCCGCTGATCTTCGACTGACATGGGTGGGGGGAATAAACGTAGGGAAGGGAGATGAGTATCAGACGCCACTTTCAGGAGCGTTATTGTCAGTTTTGAAAGAGATCGTTGGCGAAGAAATGCAGCTGGTATCTCATTCTGGTGGTGACGCCATTCGTGTTTGGAGGCGACTGGCGGATGGGCATGTTTTTGTCAAAATGAGGCCAGGTGTCACGTTGTTGTCTCCTCGCAATTTCCGGACGACTACACGTGACGATGATGGAGGTGCTGCTTATGAATTCGATTACAAGCCGGCATCTGTTGTCACTGGGGTTAATGGCACGTCCCGTGCAATTGTTATCCGATAG
- a CDS encoding DotI/IcmL family type IV secretion protein: protein MLDMNEKEVDAALKSALGEAGDLRHDGRRKTMIILGLVAVCGLQQFSIVALLEKKDPPPNFAAVTPNGTLYQLITSTNPVFNEDQAGQWISNALPKVLNYNWTELDPHFTEVSQKYFTEDAWLTFKNELEAAGTFQSVLKNELISNMKFSSSPILVGKGQQGGVDAWEFEAKGTLTYLNRTQRSDNTMKFKVVVGLVTVNGTKDYRILALYMIKDRG, encoded by the coding sequence ATGCTCGATATGAACGAGAAAGAGGTCGATGCGGCCTTGAAAAGCGCTCTGGGTGAGGCTGGGGACTTGCGTCATGATGGACGACGCAAGACCATGATCATCTTAGGGCTGGTTGCGGTCTGCGGTCTTCAGCAATTCAGCATTGTTGCCTTGTTGGAAAAAAAAGATCCGCCACCAAATTTTGCTGCTGTTACACCAAACGGCACGTTATATCAGTTGATCACGAGTACAAATCCAGTTTTTAACGAAGACCAGGCTGGACAGTGGATCAGCAATGCACTTCCGAAGGTCTTAAATTATAACTGGACTGAGCTGGACCCTCACTTCACAGAGGTCTCGCAAAAATACTTCACCGAAGATGCTTGGCTTACCTTCAAGAACGAACTTGAAGCAGCAGGTACTTTCCAGTCTGTTCTGAAAAACGAACTCATCAGTAACATGAAGTTTTCCAGCTCCCCGATTTTGGTCGGCAAAGGCCAGCAGGGGGGCGTTGATGCATGGGAGTTTGAGGCGAAAGGTACGCTGACCTACTTAAACCGTACGCAGCGCTCGGACAACACGATGAAGTTCAAGGTCGTGGTAGGTCTGGTTACTGTGAATGGCACAAAAGACTATCGAATTCTTGCCTTGTACATGATCAAAGACAGAGGGTAA
- a CDS encoding DotG/IcmE/VirB10 family protein: MNSITSRHLLSLGLMARPVQLLSDRFSMSEQTEAVDFNSQPPLANESNSGADTSKKRLLIFAAIGLVVFGGVWGMKKYNAGQEAKNPEGIALATTPEKLKEPGSADAGSLPGADDHSQPAAYPTADALLNGQQADRQKDAVASGGGAYVAEVGALNERGEAYPQQPGGGQGYGNQMPPIPQGQMPTPIDAQTVQSRSKWMEKYQNNPPKAEGQQQQERRIVNWYGSGAVPGNSKNDVAGQLQVSAQTSAPQGQKVASIGERVAAVTTNHTSSYQQGTTVIVRIVEDGPKRDAQLFGTYTEGYDALVVKLSKMRLADGRIVPVDAVLVDKSTNSQAVVSAVQGHYLDRFGMLAAGAFLGNYATALTSGGTTTVVNGGSVTAVPKIDQPAKYAVGKTVEAISQLATAGAAKFNKSEVILKRNELVGVLFLDDAVAGAK, encoded by the coding sequence ATGAATTCGATTACAAGCCGGCATCTGTTGTCACTGGGGTTAATGGCACGTCCCGTGCAATTGTTATCCGATAGGTTTTCCATGAGTGAACAGACTGAAGCCGTTGATTTTAATAGCCAGCCGCCATTGGCCAATGAGAGCAATAGCGGGGCGGATACGAGTAAAAAGCGGTTATTGATTTTTGCCGCTATTGGGTTAGTGGTCTTTGGTGGTGTCTGGGGGATGAAAAAGTATAACGCCGGCCAAGAAGCCAAGAATCCTGAAGGGATCGCACTTGCCACTACTCCTGAGAAATTGAAGGAGCCAGGGAGTGCCGATGCTGGTTCTCTACCTGGGGCAGATGATCATAGTCAGCCTGCTGCATATCCAACAGCAGATGCGCTTCTGAATGGCCAACAAGCTGATCGACAAAAGGATGCTGTTGCTAGCGGTGGTGGTGCGTATGTGGCCGAAGTCGGTGCATTGAATGAACGAGGTGAGGCGTATCCGCAGCAGCCGGGTGGTGGCCAAGGATATGGCAACCAGATGCCTCCGATTCCTCAGGGCCAGATGCCAACCCCCATCGACGCACAAACCGTTCAGTCTCGATCTAAGTGGATGGAGAAGTACCAGAACAATCCGCCGAAAGCAGAAGGCCAGCAACAGCAGGAGCGGCGGATCGTTAATTGGTACGGCAGCGGTGCTGTTCCAGGAAACAGTAAAAACGATGTGGCTGGCCAGCTTCAAGTCAGTGCGCAAACCAGCGCACCACAAGGGCAAAAAGTTGCTTCAATTGGTGAGCGTGTTGCCGCCGTCACGACTAACCACACATCGTCGTACCAGCAGGGAACGACAGTCATTGTACGAATCGTTGAGGATGGTCCGAAACGGGATGCTCAACTTTTCGGCACCTACACCGAAGGCTATGACGCCCTGGTTGTTAAGCTGTCAAAGATGCGCCTGGCTGATGGTCGGATCGTTCCAGTTGATGCAGTTCTGGTGGACAAAAGTACAAACTCCCAAGCAGTGGTCAGTGCTGTTCAAGGGCATTATCTGGATCGATTTGGCATGCTGGCAGCCGGTGCTTTTCTGGGAAATTACGCAACGGCATTGACAAGTGGAGGAACAACAACAGTTGTAAATGGCGGCTCGGTAACTGCTGTGCCAAAGATTGATCAACCAGCGAAATATGCAGTGGGCAAAACTGTTGAGGCTATTTCTCAATTGGCTACTGCTGGTGCTGCTAAGTTCAATAAGTCCGAAGTCATCCTCAAAAGAAACGAGCTTGTCGGTGTGTTGTTCTTGGACGATGCTGTCGCAGGAGCTAAGTAA
- a CDS encoding replication protein RepA has translation MSDFIAQAIRLGLPEHVAKELASKKVNPAGGANAAVNRVSAQAGASPPPKTTEITKPQQGAFDFVGGLASPLQRHVVEQQHGPVKKLTAAAKKKAVLSLQDPELGFMETTLLSIGLPYESVDHLTDASRLVWTRRVGKRSLTITGDPDFGLPSGKIPRLLSAWICTEAKLTKKREIDLGSSYNDFLKRIGMKHVTGGKNGSLTAVREQALRLFTSNIRHKEVDGHRVGFENLDIASNGVLLWNPTKPSDPDSIWNSGLKLSENFFESCMEHSAPINLNVIRALKSPMAIDMYLWISYRSNIVKVGKHLVEWPTLFEQFGQGRDAENDRAMYKFRERFRLHLKDVLGFMPDPDRYHDSKQGLIITA, from the coding sequence ATGTCCGACTTTATTGCGCAAGCCATACGGCTTGGTCTTCCTGAGCATGTTGCAAAAGAGCTTGCAAGCAAGAAAGTAAATCCGGCTGGTGGCGCAAATGCCGCTGTCAATAGGGTTTCAGCCCAGGCAGGGGCCTCTCCGCCACCAAAAACGACAGAAATAACGAAACCACAGCAAGGTGCCTTTGATTTCGTAGGTGGATTGGCAAGCCCACTTCAGCGTCATGTTGTAGAACAGCAACATGGGCCAGTGAAAAAATTGACGGCGGCAGCGAAAAAGAAGGCGGTGCTGTCACTTCAAGACCCGGAACTTGGGTTCATGGAGACAACGTTACTTTCCATTGGGCTTCCATACGAATCGGTAGATCATTTGACCGATGCGTCCAGGCTAGTCTGGACTAGGCGCGTAGGTAAGCGCAGCTTGACCATCACTGGTGACCCGGATTTTGGGCTGCCATCCGGAAAAATCCCCCGGCTCTTGAGTGCCTGGATCTGTACAGAAGCCAAGCTCACGAAAAAACGAGAGATCGACTTGGGATCTTCTTACAATGATTTTCTCAAACGGATTGGCATGAAGCACGTGACAGGTGGGAAAAATGGCTCCCTGACCGCTGTGCGAGAACAGGCCTTGAGGCTCTTCACCTCGAACATCAGGCATAAAGAGGTGGATGGGCATCGCGTTGGGTTTGAAAATCTGGATATCGCTTCCAATGGTGTTCTACTTTGGAACCCTACAAAACCAAGTGATCCTGACTCAATCTGGAATTCAGGGCTGAAGCTGTCCGAGAACTTCTTTGAAAGTTGTATGGAACACTCAGCACCGATCAATTTGAATGTCATCAGGGCGCTGAAGAGCCCGATGGCGATCGACATGTACTTGTGGATCTCGTATCGCTCAAACATCGTAAAGGTTGGCAAGCACCTGGTTGAATGGCCCACATTATTTGAGCAGTTCGGGCAAGGCCGGGACGCTGAGAACGATCGTGCAATGTACAAATTCCGCGAGCGCTTCCGGCTCCATCTCAAAGATGTGCTTGGCTTTATGCCCGATCCCGATAGATATCATGACTCCAAGCAGGGACTGATCATCACTGCGTGA
- a CDS encoding IS5 family transposase, producing MSKPLPPKYQTINWQSYNQSLKQRGQLLLWLDKGMNWLAPATGRRGRQLTFSDAAIQFCLTIKCLFGLALRQATGMVESMLRLAGLDWAVPDFSTLSRRQKDLQVRIPVQKKQGCLHLLVDSTGIKMMGEGEWKVKKHGADYRRQWRKLHLGIDAQTLEIRAMEVTDNRTGDATMLPELLSQIPAGEGLVTVTTDGAYDTRLCYAAIAERGAAAIIPPRRNGQFWKGNLRGNQARNESLRAVKYLGRALWKKWSGYHRRSLVETKMHCFKLLADRVKSRDFDRQVAELQICAAILNRFTALGTPQTVRMG from the coding sequence ATGAGCAAGCCCCTTCCTCCCAAGTACCAAACCATCAACTGGCAGTCATACAACCAGTCCCTCAAGCAACGAGGGCAGCTCCTTCTCTGGCTCGACAAAGGCATGAACTGGTTGGCACCGGCTACCGGCAGGCGGGGACGGCAGCTAACTTTTTCTGATGCTGCCATCCAGTTCTGTCTCACCATCAAATGCCTCTTTGGCCTGGCGCTACGGCAAGCCACAGGTATGGTCGAAAGTATGTTGCGCCTGGCTGGCCTTGACTGGGCCGTCCCCGACTTCAGCACGCTTTCCCGCCGCCAGAAAGACCTGCAAGTCCGCATCCCGGTACAGAAAAAGCAAGGTTGTCTGCATCTCTTGGTGGATAGCACCGGCATCAAGATGATGGGTGAAGGCGAGTGGAAGGTGAAAAAGCATGGCGCTGATTACCGCCGCCAATGGCGCAAGCTGCATCTGGGCATAGATGCGCAAACGCTGGAAATCCGGGCAATGGAAGTGACCGACAATCGCACTGGAGATGCCACGATGCTGCCAGAGCTGCTATCGCAAATTCCGGCGGGAGAGGGACTGGTAACCGTCACCACGGATGGGGCGTACGACACACGCCTATGTTACGCAGCGATTGCAGAGCGTGGGGCGGCAGCCATCATTCCCCCACGTCGAAATGGCCAATTCTGGAAAGGGAATTTACGGGGCAATCAGGCTCGCAATGAGTCGCTACGAGCGGTGAAGTATCTGGGGCGCGCGCTCTGGAAAAAGTGGAGTGGCTACCATCGCCGCAGCTTGGTCGAAACGAAGATGCACTGTTTCAAATTGCTGGCAGATCGGGTTAAGTCACGGGACTTTGACCGGCAAGTAGCGGAGCTTCAAATCTGTGCAGCGATTCTGAATCGCTTCACAGCACTGGGCACGCCGCAAACGGTCCGTATGGGATAA
- a CDS encoding helix-turn-helix domain-containing protein, whose protein sequence is MSFPYKISLAITSVASKKSCPFEGLTKSGRLLLQNLLRLVSAKDPLLPVWPSKEYLADQMCAHPATIYRALNNLEVLGVITRKDQDRRRNGSYGIGKIALTSKAISLLGLASPLPQLAKGVSDSINAKPVNSTSPTRNLQCIKNQSSSDQPLQNNHASSSSFIKIGFFKIPQSLIGLMTWGELEAKTVLWLMKKASENKQRLEDIVFCMQERLKVLPSATDRVRYLLALCRSLTTDFTAKRGHLMADRQAKAKVVNVGGKPSKPVADHDEVRAGEKYITRAGAELVVERSGDGFIVVGAKRGKRVVAPVNGAFYEAVRTGELTRCVPGQLTNALSESVAA, encoded by the coding sequence ATGTCGTTTCCTTACAAAATTTCCTTGGCGATTACGAGTGTCGCCAGTAAAAAGTCTTGCCCTTTTGAAGGCCTGACAAAATCAGGTCGGTTACTCCTCCAGAATCTCCTCCGGCTTGTCAGCGCCAAAGATCCTCTATTGCCAGTCTGGCCATCAAAGGAATACCTGGCTGACCAGATGTGCGCTCATCCTGCAACCATTTATCGCGCCTTGAACAATCTTGAAGTGCTTGGCGTGATTACACGCAAAGACCAAGATCGCCGCCGCAATGGTAGTTACGGCATCGGGAAAATCGCACTCACGTCCAAGGCAATATCTTTGCTCGGTCTAGCAAGCCCCCTCCCCCAACTGGCCAAGGGGGTATCTGACTCGATAAATGCAAAGCCTGTTAATTCAACCTCCCCGACTCGCAATTTGCAATGCATTAAGAACCAGAGTTCCTCTGACCAGCCTTTACAGAATAATCATGCTTCCAGCAGTTCTTTCATCAAAATCGGATTCTTCAAAATTCCTCAAAGCCTGATAGGGCTAATGACATGGGGCGAACTGGAAGCAAAAACGGTTTTGTGGTTGATGAAAAAAGCCAGCGAGAACAAGCAACGGCTTGAGGACATCGTTTTCTGCATGCAAGAACGGCTGAAAGTGCTGCCTTCTGCTACTGACCGCGTCCGCTACCTGCTGGCACTGTGTCGGAGCCTGACGACGGACTTTACTGCCAAGCGCGGGCACCTCATGGCTGATCGCCAAGCTAAGGCCAAAGTCGTCAATGTGGGAGGCAAGCCAAGTAAGCCGGTAGCTGATCACGATGAGGTGAGGGCAGGGGAGAAGTACATCACACGTGCAGGTGCAGAGCTGGTTGTAGAGCGATCAGGGGACGGGTTCATTGTTGTGGGCGCAAAGCGAGGCAAACGCGTCGTCGCACCCGTAAATGGTGCATTCTATGAGGCTGTGCGTACAGGTGAGCTTACCAGGTGCGTTCCCGGCCAACTCACTAACGCCTTATCTGAGAGCGTTGCAGCTTAG